The genomic window GGTGGACTGGGAGGCGCAAGCGATACCGACATGGGAAATGGTATGAGCTTCCCACTCGCTCAAGAATCCAATGAAACTGAAGATGATGGCGAGGCTATCAGCATTGGAGGCTTGGACGATTTCGGTGCTATTGATGAACTAATGGCACAATTTCGGATGACCACTTTTTCGGGTTTGTCTAAGATGGATGAGAAGATGGCCAAGCAGGGTCTTGACCTAGTTGAAACCCCAGGAATGGAGCTCGACGCTAATCTACTAACCCAGTTTGCTGCTGTCATAATTGCTGCGCCCTCAGAAGGCTTCAACTCTACTGAGATTTCCATTCTACGGAATTTCACTGGTGATGGAGGGAAGCTGATTATCCTTGGAGATCATGAGGACCGCAATAATATCACAGGTCTCAATTCATTACTTGAACCATATGGATATTCTCTCACTGGGAAGCATACGCAGGAAAACACTACTGAGATTGTTCGTAGCTCCCCATTATCCCCGAATATTGAAAGCATATACCTAGAAGAAGGGGCCTTTATTGAAAACAACCATTCAATGGCTGCAGCTACCGTCGGCGGCCGTCCTGTTGTTCTCCTTGACAGCTCCTCTCCAGAACTTGTACTCTTTGGTTCCTCGCGCCTTTTCATGAATAAGAACCTAGAAAAAAATAACAACTCTATCCTCTTGGATAATCTGAACGAGTACCTATTGAAGGATACACTGAATGGTGTAGCAACCCTATCTGAGAATCAGACCTCGTATCCAACAGGAAAGAGCGTTTATCTGAATCTCTACATAACTGACCATCAAGGACGCCCTGTAAATGATTTGACCGTGGCTGTAGCATTCGAATTACCCAACGGTTCTTTGGCATATTTCATCGCAGGCTTTGTTGGTGATGGCCTTTATTCTTCACAGTTTACACCCAATTATTGGCGGTCTGACGGACGCATAAACGCGATTTTCATCATCCTTGGCGAGGAATATGCAACCACCTATGCGAGTGTCAGTTTCACGCTGTACGAGGAGAGTGTTACTCCGCCAGTTCCTGACGGAGAAGGTCTTTTGACAATGCCACAATTTGCTCTGCTTGTATCCACTGGTACATTTGGTGTTGTGGGCATTTTCCTAGCGGCCAACAGGATGCGACGGAGAAGGCGGATGCGAATCCCTGAAGTTGATCCTGAATTAACTCGTCGCATTGATACAGCGCTGAATACACTGTTGGCAGTCTTCAGACAAATGGAAGAAATAATCCAACGTGAAGATCTTGACCGCATAGAAAAAATTGAATCATTACGGGGTCTAAAGGACAGTCTCGAAGAAGCAGAAGAGCTGTTCGAAGAAGTTAATGACATGGTTGGAGGTGTGTGACGATGCCAGACCATGAAAAAGAAATTATTGTGGATGACTTGAAAGTTGCGTTTGGTGATTTCTACGCACTCAAAGGAGTCTCGTTCTATGCTAACAAAGGTGAATTCCTTGGAATTATTGGTGCTTCGGGAGCAGGAAAAACAACTGTCTTACGGGTGCTAACCGGACAGCTGGAGCCAACGAGTGGTAAGGCTTTTGTCGGAGGATATGATGTTACTGAACGGATTGAGCTCATAAGCCTCCTAGTGGGATATGTGCCACAGATTGAGCACCTATCACTCTATTATGATTTCACCCCTTTGGAAAACGCGCAATTCTTTGGTCGATGCTTCGGGATGAAACCAGCTGAAATTGAAGAAAAGGCTCGAAAGATACTACGCATCCTGGGCTTTGACGAAGAGCTCATAACAAAACGGGTGAAGCGTCTATCTGGAGGAGAACGCAAGCGGGTTTCTATTTGTCTTGGTATGATTCATGAACCGCCACTATTGCTCCTAGACGAACCCACAACAGGTCTGGATGCCCATCTGCGTCATGAAACACTCAATTATCTCAAGGAACTAAACTTCGAACTTGATACCACAATGGCCATTATTAGTCACGACCTTGAAATTGTTGATTATTGTACACGAGTTTGCCTTCTGGAGGATGGTTATGTTAGCCGGTTCGGCACTCCAGAAGACCTCATTTCAAGTCTCCCTGGTGAGGGAGAAAGCCTTCAAGTTGTTTTTCCTTCGATGTCGTCTGCAATCAGAGACCGAGTACGTTCTATTGAGGGAGTTGAGTACATTGCCCGAACCGGTCGTAACACACTCAAGCTCTTCATAGATGAGCCGAAGGATAACATGCTAGAGGTAATTCATAGCCTCAACGAGCTTGATGTGCCGTTTGAAGAAGTATCTGTAGTTGAAGCAGATTTCTTCGATTTCTTTAATGTAAAGCCTTGGAAAGAAGCCGAGGCAGGAGGAAGTGCTTGATGCGATCAAAATACCTTGTTGGAGCAGTCGTTGTTGTTGCTGTAGTGTTGTTTCTTTCAGTTCCAATTGATGATGAACTCGTGCCAATGACTGAAACTCCAGCGCAGTATGAATCGAGTGTTCCCGCCGACTTGCGGCCATTTGAGACGGCTCTGGTTTGGTCAAATACAACGGATGGTTCTATTATCGACCTTGCAATGGGTAACTTCGATGCTGATGCCTATGATGAAGTTGCGGTTCTTACTGAGGACCAGCTGTACCTTTACCAAGAGGATGGAACTGAGGATTGGGTTCTCAATCTCAGCTCGACTTCATATTCACTAGCCACACTACAAGTGGATGCTCAAACTGCTCAGGAGATCGTTGTTGGGACCAGCAATGGATTCTTTGTGGTGGGCGGAAACAAGACTCTGCTAAGAAACGTCACTCTTCCTGATGATACACGAGCGGTTCTGGGTGCTGACCTGAATGGCGACAGCATCGATTCCGTTATTGCAGGTTGCGACGATGGGTTAGTGTGCTCCTACGATATCAATGGAACACAGCTTTGGAACTACACAAGCACTGGTTCAGTGCGATTACTGACAACTGGGGATATTGAAATCGATGGCCGAGAAGAGCTTTTGGGCGCAACACTATCCAATCGTCTTTTCCTGTTACAGGATAATGGATCCCTTCTGTTTTCAAAAAGCACAACTCAGGAAATCAACACCATCCAACTCGCAGATTTGGCAGGAAATAGCAGCCTTGAAGTGATATATGGTGGTAGCGCTGGGAAACTACAGGCCTACTGGAACAACGGAACTGCACTGGTAAGCAGGACCTTTGATGATTCGATAGAAGCACTGTTCGCTGGTGATGTGAATAATGATGCAGCAATCGAGGTCACCATTGGAACAATTGGTAGCGAGCTGTATACACTCAACACGACTTTCGGTACGCTGTGGAACAAGACCCTGAGCACTTCTGTTGTTTCACTACGATACTCGAATATTGATGGTACCACAACGGATGAAATTGCTGTGGGAGTAGATGGTGGTTCGGTTATCATCTACAATGCTACGGGATATGAAATCTCGACAACCGATGTGACCGCCTTCTCTGGTATTCTCGATACTGGGGATTTGGACAACGATTCTAAATTCGAATTCGCGGTAGGATTAGACAACGGTCAGGTCAGTGTGTATGGCATTGATACCGACCGTGATGATTTGCCAGATGCGCGGGAGACTCTTATCGAAAACACCGATCCGGCTGATTCTGATTCTGACAATGACAAATTGACTGACGGTGAAGAGGTACTAGAATACAACACCGATCCGAACGATAGCGACTCGGACTCGGATGGACTCACAGATTTCCAGGAAGTGCGCACCTACGAAACGGATCCAAATGACCAAGACTCAGACGGAGATCTGCTCAATGACTGGCAAGAAGTCTATCTTGACACGAATCCAAATCAAGCCGATACGGATACTGACGGGCTTGATGACTATGAAGAAAACAACATAACGGAGACGGACCCAACGCGGTCAGACTCAGATGGCGATGGAACCAACGACGCTCAAGACGATAACGATGGCGACGGCCTTTCAAACATTCAAGAAGTCCGTCAGACGGAAACTGACCCGAATGAGGTCGACAGCGACGATGATGGCACATCCGATTACTACGATGATGAAGACGAAGACGGCCTGACGAACTGGAAGGAGTTGCAGGTGGGGTCGGATCCTCTAGATGAGGATAGCGATGACGATGGGCTTCTAGACGGTCCCGAGGTCAAAACATGGAAAACTTCGCCTACTGATTCTGACACGGATGACGATCAGCTGACCGATTGGGAGGAGGTGACAATCGTAGGGTCGAATCCGCGAGAAGCAGACACAGACGGAGATGGGCTTGATGATTTTGAAGAGTACTCGGAATACGGTACAAATGCATCAGCAGCGGATACCGATTCAGACGGGCTGGATGATTTCGAGGAGATTAACACATACAACACAAATGCCACGAACCCCGACAGCGACGGGGACACTTTGACAGATGGAGCAGAAGTGAATACGTGGGGTTCAGATCCAAACAGCAATGATACGGATTTGGACGGTCTCAATGACTACGACGAATGGTATGTCTATGGAACCAATGCTACCCTTACTGATACAGATGATGATTCTTTGGATGATGGAGCCGAGGTTCTTACCTATGGCACCGATGCCACCTTGGAGGACACTGATGGCGACGGCCTTCTAGACCCGGATGAAATCGAGTACTGGAACGCAAGTGTCGCACTTGACGCCACGTTCTTTGATGGTGTTACGAGTGACTATGACTTCGACTATGATGGGGATGACCTATCGAATGGGGATGAAATCTATTTCACACGAACTGATCCAACTCTGGTTGACACAGATGGAGACGCAATAGACGACGATGTGGAAGATTCTGACTTGGACAATTTGAGCAATTACGATGAGCTCTACGTGTATGACACTCTGCCGCGCAATCCTGATAGTGACGGAGACGATGTTGAGGATGGCGACGAGGTACTGATTCTGGGAACAAACCCCAATGACAAAGACAGTGATGACGACTCCATCTCTGATTATGACGAAGACTTCGATGATGATGGCTTATCGAATGGTATCGAGCTTTATGTAACTGAAACCCTCACAAATGAGTCGGATACTGACGGGGACGATATTTCGGATTATAATGACGATGAGGACTCTGACAATCTTCCCAATTGGTTCGAGGTAGAGATGACGGAGACCGACCCGCTCTACAATGACTCTAATGATAACGGTGTTCTTGACTGGGAGGAGGACCCCGATACGGATAACCTCACGAATCTAGAAGAATTCAATGCCGAGACGGACCCCCTTTCCAGCGACAGTGATGGGGATGGACTCACGGATGGTGAAGAGGTTCTCCAGGTCTTGACGGATCCTAATGATTCAGACAGCGATGATGATGGCATTCTCGATGCTGATGATGACAAAGATCACGATGGCCTTACTAACGTGGAGGAGCTCCGTGATTACAACACCAACGCCACAAACAGGGACACGGATGGTGACATGCTGAGGGACGGCTTGGAAATCGAAGTCGGCTTGAATGCCACACTGGCAGATACTGATGGCGACGGTCTGGTCGATGGATTCAACGATACCAATTCTAATGGTGTATGGGATGCTGGAGAACTGGGTGAAGACCTCGATTTGGATGGTGTTGTGGACGAATATGAGACTGATCCTACGGTGGCAGATACTGACGGTGATGGGCTTGAAGATGGGCAGGAAGTATCTGTATACTACTCCGATCCCCTTGTTGTAGATTCTGATGAAGATGGAATCGAGGATGGCCCTGAAGTCAATGACTATGGAACCGATCCGACAAAAAACGATACTGACGGAGATTTGCTCTCAGATTTCGTCGAGATTAATATGACACTAACAGACCCGCTTGAACAGATGTACAATTCAACACACACTCATTATGAAATCGACAGCGATGGAGATGGATTAATCAACGGTGTTGAAGTTGACGATTATGAGACATCGCCCGGTGACGCAGATACTGATGATGATGGCCTTTTTGACGGGGAAGAAATCAACACGTATGGTACAGACCCACTCGAAAGTGATTCCGATGGAGATTCGCTTTCAGATTACGAAGAAATCTTTGAGCAGTCAACAGACCCGCTGGACGCTGACTCGGATGGAGATCGGCTATACGATGGATTCGAGGTTGACCAGCTTGGAACTGACCCTACCAAATACAGCACCTATGACAATGGCACCTCCGATTACGATTTAGACATGGATGGCGATGGTCTTAGTAACGGGCTTGAAATCTATGGTTACGGGACTAATGCCACAAATCCAGATACCGATGGCGATTCATTACTAGATGGTTTTGAGGTCAATATTGCTGGATCCAGCCCCACGGACATGGACACAGATGATGACGGAATCAGTGACTATGACGAGCACATGACGTATGGCACCAATCCTGCCCTTGAAGACTCGGATGCAGACAATTTATCGGATTATGATGAAATCTACGTTCATGAAACTTCGCCAACGCTTTGGGATACGGATGGCGACCAGCTTGCAGATGATGCCGAAATCAATGAACACGGAACGAATCCAAACCTTGCTGATTCGGATGCGGATGGCATAGGCGACAAGAAGGAACTTGACTTGGGAACTGACCCCAATTCGAATGATACTGACGCAGATGGGCTCAGCGATTGGGAGGAGTGGAAGCTTTACGATACCGATCCTACCACCGCCGATGGAGATGAAGATGGGCTGAACGACAAGGAAGAAATCGAAGAAGGAACAGATCCCGATAATGCTGATTCGGATTTCGATAGTCTTTCAGATGGTGAAGAAGTGAACACCTACGGAACGTCGCCGCTTGATGAAGACACAGACAATGATCGGTTGGCCGACAATGATGAAATCTTCAACAGCCACACAGATCCCACTTCTGCTGACAGCGACGGAGACGGCATTACTGATGATAATGATGATGCAGACGGAGACGGATTAAGCAACTATCTTGAGATTTACCTCTATGAAACCAACTGCACACTTATCGATACGGATAGTGATCGGCTTTCGGATTATTATGAAATAGAAATAAGCGAAACTGATCCGAAATCTGCAGACAGTGATCAAGACGGACTGGAAGACTGGGATGAGCTCTTCTACTACTCAAGCGACCCCAATTCGCTCGATACTGATGGTGACGGTTTAGACGATGCGGAGGAAGCTAGAACGTTCTATACACTGTTGAACAATACTGACACTGATTCAGATGGTCTCTCCGATTACGACGAGATCCGGGTATTCGAAACAGACGCCTTACAGCCAGATACGGATGGCGACGGGCTTGAAGATGGAGCTGAATTAAACATACACAACACTGACCCGCTATCGGAAGATTCGGACAGTGACAAATTGCTGGACTCTCTCGAGGTCGCCATCGGGACCGACCCGCTTGAGAAAGATAGCGACTTGGACGGTTTGACGGACTTCCAAGAAAACAATCTGACCCTTACTGACCCTCTCCTCTACAGCACAAAAGGGGACGGCACATCAGACTCTGAATGGGACAT from Candidatus Lokiarchaeota archaeon includes these protein-coding regions:
- a CDS encoding ATP-binding cassette domain-containing protein, which gives rise to MPDHEKEIIVDDLKVAFGDFYALKGVSFYANKGEFLGIIGASGAGKTTVLRVLTGQLEPTSGKAFVGGYDVTERIELISLLVGYVPQIEHLSLYYDFTPLENAQFFGRCFGMKPAEIEEKARKILRILGFDEELITKRVKRLSGGERKRVSICLGMIHEPPLLLLDEPTTGLDAHLRHETLNYLKELNFELDTTMAIISHDLEIVDYCTRVCLLEDGYVSRFGTPEDLISSLPGEGESLQVVFPSMSSAIRDRVRSIEGVEYIARTGRNTLKLFIDEPKDNMLEVIHSLNELDVPFEEVSVVEADFFDFFNVKPWKEAEAGGSA